A region from the Vibrio sp. SS-MA-C1-2 genome encodes:
- a CDS encoding sodium-dependent transporter, which yields MKREQWGSRIGFILAAVGSAIGLGNIWRFPYMAYENGGGAFFIPYLVAMLTAGIPFMIIEFGLGNKFRGSAPKIWSNIHSKLEWLGWFQVFIAAVIAVYYIAIIGWSISFFGFAFNQTWGTDTNAFFFGQYLKLGDGHSPSQLGSIQIHIALPMVLAWGVTFIAVFRGVKSGIERANKIMMPLLFLMILALILRVLYLPGAMTGLNYLFEPDFDKIWDINVWAAAYGQIFFTLSVGFSIMLAYSSYLPDKSDINNNACMIVLINCGFSIISGVLIFAVLGYMAQDQAKPITDVVSAGVGLAFVTLPEAINLLPIPYVLGPLLFLTLMMAGLSSHISITEAVVSAIMDKTGWQRKKVAFTTCGVGLVVSLAFACNGGLLLLDLVDYFINNIAILTSCLVELILIGWVFKNIDIHNYVNQQSEFTLGQGFALCFRFISPLILTFIVISKFVSTISTGYGGYDHLDLLILGWGVLAVMLLVGLFINSTTKPITMEEEI from the coding sequence ATAAAACGAGAACAGTGGGGCTCTCGGATCGGCTTTATTTTAGCCGCTGTTGGATCTGCAATTGGATTAGGGAATATTTGGCGCTTCCCTTATATGGCTTATGAAAATGGAGGTGGTGCGTTTTTTATTCCTTACTTGGTTGCAATGCTAACCGCTGGCATTCCCTTTATGATTATTGAGTTTGGATTAGGTAATAAGTTTCGCGGTTCTGCACCTAAAATCTGGAGTAACATTCACAGTAAATTAGAGTGGCTAGGTTGGTTTCAGGTCTTTATTGCTGCCGTGATTGCTGTTTATTATATCGCGATTATTGGCTGGTCTATCTCATTTTTTGGCTTTGCTTTCAATCAAACATGGGGAACAGATACTAATGCCTTCTTCTTTGGTCAATATTTAAAGTTAGGGGATGGTCACTCGCCAAGTCAGTTAGGCTCAATTCAAATCCACATCGCACTGCCGATGGTTTTAGCTTGGGGAGTAACTTTTATTGCGGTGTTTAGAGGGGTTAAATCAGGTATTGAGCGTGCAAACAAGATCATGATGCCTCTGCTCTTCTTAATGATCTTAGCGCTAATTTTACGGGTTCTATATTTACCTGGAGCCATGACCGGATTAAATTATCTGTTTGAACCTGATTTCGATAAGATTTGGGATATCAACGTTTGGGCCGCTGCTTATGGACAAATATTTTTTACTCTTAGTGTCGGTTTTTCCATAATGCTAGCTTATTCCAGTTACCTTCCTGACAAATCAGATATCAATAATAACGCCTGTATGATCGTATTGATCAATTGTGGTTTCTCTATCATATCTGGGGTCTTAATTTTTGCCGTTTTAGGCTATATGGCGCAAGATCAAGCTAAACCTATTACTGATGTTGTCAGTGCTGGTGTTGGGTTAGCTTTTGTCACTCTGCCTGAAGCAATAAACCTTCTTCCTATCCCTTATGTTTTAGGTCCTTTACTCTTTTTAACCTTAATGATGGCAGGACTCAGCTCGCATATTTCAATCACTGAAGCGGTGGTTTCTGCGATCATGGATAAAACGGGCTGGCAGAGAAAGAAAGTCGCTTTCACCACCTGTGGCGTAGGCCTTGTTGTCTCATTAGCCTTTGCTTGTAATGGTGGTCTGTTATTACTTGATTTAGTCGACTATTTCATTAATAACATTGCGATTCTAACCAGCTGTTTAGTTGAGCTCATTCTTATTGGTTGGGTATTTAAAAATATTGATATCCACAATTATGTTAATCAACAATCGGAATTTACATTGGGTCAAGGTTTTGCGCTCTGCTTCCGTTTTATTAGTCCGTTGATCTTAACGTTTATCGTTATTAGTAAATTTGTCAGTACCATCTCAACTGGTTATGGCGGCTATGACCATTTAGACTTACTCATTTTAGGTTGGGGAGTCCTTGCAGTGATGTTACTGGTTGGACTATTTATCAACTCAACAACCAAACCGATTACCATGGAGGAAGAAATATGA
- a CDS encoding patatin family protein, which produces MGQRVVITEKDQKTVELLNTLAKLKEERGAIPKKVALVTQGGGERGIFTAGVLDTFLEQQFDPFELYIGTSAGALNLSAFLSRQQGYGYRFIREVIGDKRFFDLFRFIRHNQAMDLDWAIGLSQQAGEFALDVSTARQVLKGKKAFASATRVDSLHDHYFPLYQSDWQEVLKATSAIPILYPEPVNMRGYSWIDGGVSAGIPAQEAYKQGANIIVVVRTEPANQYDGDLEFIQQLQHQFEQHLPNYLKRLNLSDNLTRWQRFHQELSQKMEQFQGEQKKQNSEPIPIPQTPKFIEQALLNGERWLFGQDKIYRLAVLNNRPAMADFLDMLWVHYVSYRETQQFLLNPPDDLTIIELAPSAELQSRALLSQSMWLDLDYQLGKDVGENFLHILSSVLQPNTVI; this is translated from the coding sequence ATGGGACAAAGAGTAGTTATTACTGAAAAAGATCAAAAAACAGTTGAGCTGCTCAACACCCTTGCAAAATTAAAAGAAGAGAGAGGAGCAATACCAAAAAAAGTTGCATTGGTGACTCAAGGTGGCGGTGAGCGGGGTATTTTTACTGCCGGTGTTCTGGATACTTTTTTAGAGCAACAATTTGATCCCTTTGAACTCTATATTGGAACATCGGCAGGTGCATTAAATTTGAGTGCTTTCTTATCGAGACAGCAAGGGTACGGCTATCGCTTTATACGAGAAGTGATTGGCGATAAGCGTTTCTTTGATCTATTTCGTTTTATTCGCCATAACCAAGCGATGGATTTAGATTGGGCTATTGGTCTGAGTCAACAGGCAGGGGAATTTGCTCTTGATGTTTCCACTGCACGACAGGTTTTGAAAGGAAAAAAAGCCTTTGCTAGTGCGACTCGTGTGGATTCTCTACATGATCATTATTTCCCTCTTTATCAAAGCGATTGGCAAGAGGTGCTCAAGGCGACCAGTGCGATTCCGATTCTCTACCCTGAACCCGTCAATATGAGAGGCTACAGCTGGATTGATGGAGGCGTATCTGCTGGAATTCCAGCGCAAGAAGCCTATAAGCAAGGCGCGAATATCATTGTGGTTGTTCGTACAGAACCTGCTAATCAATACGATGGGGACTTAGAATTTATTCAACAATTACAACATCAGTTTGAACAACATCTTCCTAACTATTTAAAACGTTTAAACTTGAGTGATAACCTAACACGCTGGCAGCGCTTTCATCAAGAGTTAAGCCAGAAGATGGAACAGTTTCAAGGCGAGCAAAAAAAACAGAATAGTGAGCCTATACCGATCCCTCAAACGCCTAAATTTATTGAACAAGCGTTGTTAAATGGGGAGCGTTGGCTATTTGGTCAAGATAAAATTTATCGTCTCGCTGTTTTAAATAATCGTCCAGCGATGGCAGATTTTTTGGACATGCTTTGGGTCCACTATGTAAGTTATCGTGAGACACAACAGTTTCTACTTAACCCACCCGATGATTTAACGATAATTGAGTTAGCTCCTTCTGCAGAGTTACAGAGTCGAGCACTGCTTAGTCAATCTATGTGGTTAGATCTAGATTATCAGTTAGGTAAAGATGTGGGAGAAAATTTTTTACACATTCTCTCTTCGGTTCTTCAACCTAATACTGTTATTTAA
- a CDS encoding manganese-dependent inorganic pyrophosphatase, protein MIQVVGHKNPDSDSICSALVATELLKARGLEAKAVRQGELNRETQFILNKAGVEQPEMCHGVAGQSVWLVDYSDLSQAPDDIADAEILGIVDHHRLGDVTTTHPLEAWIWPVGCTCTILFNLFKMEEATITRELATLMMSAILSDTVGFASPTCTQKDKDAIYELAPIAEVTDLDLFIKELLIAKTDIEGLTATQLVDKDLKGYPFNGRDVIVGQIELATLEQVDGMIAELHADLERRCKEENFAFAALMLTDITTSTTRLLFCGEWAEKLASHVVDGQLMMENTLSRKKQGWPWLQEILA, encoded by the coding sequence ATGATCCAAGTGGTTGGTCACAAAAACCCAGATAGTGATAGTATCTGTTCTGCACTTGTTGCAACAGAACTTCTTAAAGCACGCGGCCTAGAAGCAAAAGCTGTTCGTCAAGGCGAGTTAAACCGTGAAACTCAGTTTATATTAAACAAAGCTGGTGTAGAACAGCCAGAGATGTGTCACGGTGTTGCTGGGCAATCTGTTTGGCTTGTTGACTATTCAGACCTATCTCAAGCACCTGACGATATCGCTGATGCAGAAATTTTAGGTATTGTTGATCACCACCGTTTAGGTGATGTGACGACAACTCATCCATTAGAAGCATGGATTTGGCCTGTAGGTTGTACTTGTACTATTTTATTTAATCTATTCAAAATGGAAGAAGCGACAATCACTCGTGAATTAGCAACATTAATGATGTCTGCAATTTTAAGTGATACCGTTGGTTTTGCTTCTCCGACTTGTACGCAAAAAGATAAAGATGCAATCTACGAGTTAGCTCCCATTGCTGAAGTCACTGATCTTGATCTATTCATCAAAGAGCTACTTATTGCAAAGACCGATATTGAAGGTTTAACTGCGACTCAACTTGTTGATAAAGATCTTAAAGGTTATCCGTTCAATGGTCGTGACGTTATTGTTGGTCAAATTGAATTAGCAACACTAGAGCAAGTTGATGGCATGATCGCAGAGCTACACGCAGATCTAGAGCGTCGTTGTAAGGAAGAAAACTTTGCTTTTGCTGCACTAATGCTAACAGACATTACCACGAGCACAACTCGCCTGCTATTCTGTGGTGAATGGGCTGAGAAACTGGCTTCTCATGTTGTTGATGGCCAGCTAATGATGGAAAATACCCTAAGCCGTAAAAAGCAGGGTTGGCCTTGGCTACAAGAAATATTAGCGTAA
- the ribA gene encoding GTP cyclohydrolase II, translating into MAKVRARIGLKVGKRSHIPAEIASFHGLSSDKEHIAMVFKGADSEAAPLVRMHSECLTGDVFHSSRCDCGEQLDETIERMGQEGGVLLYLRQEGRGIGLYNKIDAYQLQSQGMNTYEANNHLGFGDDLRDFSEAAQMFKAMGINKIRLITNNPKKITEIQEYGIEIEEVVGTGVHIKDGNEGYLKAKKSHGHHDLDIDE; encoded by the coding sequence ATGGCAAAAGTACGAGCGCGCATTGGATTAAAAGTTGGAAAGCGCAGCCACATTCCTGCTGAGATTGCATCTTTTCATGGGTTGTCATCAGATAAAGAACATATTGCGATGGTTTTTAAAGGCGCGGATAGTGAAGCTGCCCCTCTAGTTAGAATGCACTCTGAATGTTTAACCGGTGATGTATTCCACTCATCTCGTTGTGATTGTGGCGAACAGCTTGATGAAACCATTGAGCGTATGGGCCAAGAGGGTGGTGTGCTACTTTATTTACGCCAAGAAGGGCGTGGTATCGGTCTTTATAATAAAATTGATGCTTATCAGCTACAGAGCCAAGGAATGAATACTTATGAAGCGAATAATCATTTAGGTTTTGGGGATGATCTACGAGATTTCTCTGAAGCGGCGCAAATGTTTAAAGCGATGGGCATCAATAAAATTCGTTTAATCACCAATAACCCTAAAAAAATCACTGAAATTCAAGAGTATGGAATTGAGATTGAAGAGGTTGTTGGTACAGGTGTCCATATTAAAGACGGTAATGAAGGTTATTTAAAGGCGAAAAAGTCTCACGGTCATCACGATCTTGATATCGATGAATAA
- the htpX gene encoding protease HtpX: MKRIALFLATNFAVLIVFSIVLNIVYAFTGIQAGSLSGLLVMAVIFGFGGSLISLFMSKSMALRSVGGQVIEQPRNETEHWLMTTVARQAQQAGIGMPQVAIYQSADINAFATGAKKNEALVAVSTGLMQNMTRDEAEAVLAHEISHIANGDMVTLTLIQGVVNTFVIFIARLVAGLVSGVMSNNDDGEESGGSYITYFIVSSIMEILFGFLASTIVMYFSRYREYKADAGSAHLVGKQKMIAALERLKISHEPQLEGSMMAFGINGKRSLSELFMSHPPLDKRINALRNEDHL; the protein is encoded by the coding sequence ATGAAACGTATCGCTCTATTTTTAGCGACCAATTTTGCCGTATTGATTGTTTTCAGTATCGTATTAAATATTGTCTATGCTTTTACTGGCATTCAAGCTGGTAGCTTATCTGGTTTACTGGTGATGGCCGTTATATTTGGTTTTGGTGGATCGTTGATTTCACTCTTTATGTCCAAATCAATGGCTCTTCGCTCTGTTGGTGGTCAAGTGATTGAACAACCAAGAAATGAGACGGAACATTGGTTAATGACAACGGTAGCAAGACAGGCTCAGCAAGCTGGTATTGGTATGCCTCAAGTTGCGATTTATCAATCAGCGGATATCAATGCTTTTGCCACCGGTGCAAAAAAGAATGAAGCTTTAGTTGCTGTTTCAACTGGATTGATGCAAAACATGACGCGTGATGAAGCAGAAGCAGTATTAGCTCATGAGATTAGTCATATTGCTAATGGCGACATGGTGACATTGACGTTGATTCAAGGTGTCGTTAATACCTTTGTCATCTTTATTGCTCGCTTAGTTGCTGGTCTTGTTAGTGGTGTGATGAGCAATAACGATGATGGTGAAGAGAGTGGCGGTAGCTATATAACTTACTTTATTGTTTCTTCTATCATGGAAATCTTGTTTGGCTTCTTAGCAAGCACAATCGTGATGTACTTTAGCCGTTACCGTGAATATAAAGCCGATGCAGGTTCTGCTCATTTGGTTGGTAAGCAGAAGATGATCGCTGCACTTGAGCGTTTAAAGATAAGTCACGAACCTCAATTAGAAGGCTCTATGATGGCATTCGGTATTAATGGTAAGCGCTCTTTAAGTGAGCTATTTATGAGCCATCCACCTCTTGATAAGCGTATTAATGCATTACGTAATGAAGATCATCTTTAA
- the punC gene encoding purine nucleoside transporter PunC: MRVAINTFTFIWFAGLSMLGFIATDMYLPAFHSMQQSLMTDKSMIGWTMSIFLLGMALGQLVYGPLSDRIGRKKALIFGLTLFAITSFVCATTESIYVLLTMRFFQALGACSAAVIWQAVVIDRYDSIQSQRIFATIMPLVALSPALAPLLGSFLDAHLGWRSIFYTLIGLGALLALATAFQPESLQKKAISQSWFKQLKQDYREIFSSSNFKGNMLIYAGCSAAFFAWLTGSPFVMSAMGYSGADIGLSYIPQTIAFIIGGYGCRSLLNKIEGPKLLPWLLLVLAVSILSMVAIALTQPTTIVLVLIPFCVMAACNGAIYPIVVNQALSEFKHCSATAAGLLNVLQTLLSFAASALVSSLANTGLIGVTFVMAGQLLFITFGFSLFKKGRKQAAIA; encoded by the coding sequence ATGAGAGTAGCAATAAACACATTTACTTTTATCTGGTTTGCTGGTTTGAGCATGTTAGGTTTTATCGCCACTGATATGTACCTTCCAGCGTTCCATTCTATGCAACAAAGTTTAATGACAGATAAAAGCATGATCGGCTGGACAATGAGTATCTTTTTACTTGGTATGGCACTCGGTCAATTGGTCTATGGTCCGTTATCAGATCGTATTGGTCGTAAAAAAGCACTAATTTTTGGTTTAACCCTTTTTGCTATTACGAGTTTTGTTTGTGCGACAACTGAATCTATCTATGTTCTTCTGACAATGCGATTTTTTCAAGCATTGGGGGCATGTAGTGCTGCAGTTATCTGGCAGGCTGTTGTTATCGACCGTTACGATAGTATTCAAAGTCAGCGTATCTTTGCGACTATCATGCCACTTGTTGCGCTATCACCAGCGTTGGCTCCACTTTTAGGTTCATTCCTTGATGCTCACTTAGGCTGGCGATCAATCTTTTATACTTTAATTGGACTTGGTGCTTTATTAGCTTTAGCAACTGCTTTCCAGCCAGAATCTTTACAGAAAAAAGCCATTTCTCAATCTTGGTTTAAGCAGTTAAAACAAGATTATCGTGAAATCTTCAGTTCAAGCAATTTCAAAGGTAACATGCTGATTTATGCGGGCTGTTCTGCAGCATTCTTTGCATGGTTAACAGGTTCACCATTTGTCATGTCTGCGATGGGCTATTCTGGTGCAGATATTGGCTTAAGCTATATTCCACAAACAATTGCATTCATTATTGGTGGTTATGGTTGTCGTTCTTTATTAAATAAAATTGAGGGACCAAAACTTCTCCCTTGGCTATTACTTGTTCTAGCGGTAAGCATCTTATCAATGGTGGCGATTGCATTAACTCAACCAACAACCATTGTTTTAGTGTTAATTCCATTTTGTGTCATGGCAGCATGTAATGGTGCTATCTACCCGATTGTTGTTAACCAAGCCTTAAGCGAGTTTAAACACTGTAGTGCAACGGCAGCGGGATTATTAAATGTCCTACAGACACTGTTAAGTTTTGCTGCAAGCGCGTTAGTTTCTAGTTTAGCTAATACCGGTTTAATCGGTGTGACATTCGTAATGGCAGGGCAATTACTGTTTATTACTTTTGGTTTCTCGCTATTTAAAAAAGGACGTAAACAAGCGGCTATCGCTTAA
- the punR gene encoding DNA-binding transcriptional activator PunR gives MFSYQELQVIDVVARRESFSAAAEELHKVPSAISYTVKLVEERLSVNLFERLHRQVKLTPAGDYFVKEARKMMKSMDDLRRQTQRVANGWEHTVSLALDNVVREDRVSALVRDFYLQFPNVELSITMEVFNGVWDALADKRVDLAIGATTAIPVGGNFAYREMGYLKWKFVVSQHHPLTHHQQPLREDELYQYPAITLEDTSRRLPKRNTWLFDNQRRLTVPNWYSAIQCFNAGLGIGVMPAHIAEPLIASGLVVEKELAVPCPDSPCCVAWNLDKINPPIEWLLNYLGDSSKLQDEWL, from the coding sequence ATGTTTTCATATCAAGAATTACAAGTTATTGACGTGGTTGCTAGGCGTGAAAGCTTTTCTGCTGCGGCAGAGGAACTTCATAAAGTACCTAGTGCAATTAGTTATACCGTTAAATTGGTTGAAGAGCGTTTATCAGTCAATTTATTTGAAAGGCTTCATCGACAAGTTAAGTTAACCCCTGCCGGAGACTACTTTGTCAAAGAGGCAAGAAAAATGATGAAATCGATGGATGATCTTCGTCGACAAACTCAGCGAGTTGCAAATGGTTGGGAGCATACTGTCTCTCTCGCATTAGATAATGTGGTTAGAGAGGATAGAGTCAGTGCTTTAGTGCGGGACTTCTATCTTCAATTTCCTAATGTTGAACTCTCCATTACGATGGAAGTATTTAATGGGGTTTGGGATGCATTAGCAGATAAGCGTGTAGATTTAGCCATTGGTGCAACGACAGCCATACCTGTTGGTGGAAACTTTGCTTATCGTGAGATGGGCTATTTGAAATGGAAATTTGTTGTGAGTCAACACCATCCATTAACCCACCACCAACAACCTTTACGTGAAGATGAGCTGTATCAATATCCAGCGATTACTTTAGAAGATACCAGTCGTCGGCTGCCAAAACGAAATACGTGGTTATTTGATAATCAACGCCGTTTGACTGTACCTAATTGGTATAGTGCAATTCAATGTTTTAATGCAGGATTAGGCATTGGTGTAATGCCTGCTCATATCGCTGAACCATTGATTGCAAGTGGGCTGGTGGTTGAGAAAGAGTTAGCGGTGCCTTGCCCTGATAGTCCATGTTGTGTAGCTTGGAATTTAGACAAGATTAATCCACCCATCGAGTGGCTATTAAACTATTTAGGTGATAGTTCAAAGTTGCAAGATGAGTGGTTATAA
- a CDS encoding lysine exporter LysO family protein translates to MYTGMLYIFLPLIIGYLIPIKQKNHLEQINSLTSRLVFIILGLMGLSLASLDNLTENLNQILTYTLVFFSCITLANFATLPLIDKIMPMDTEQHHKQLPILTMVMESLKLMFVVIGGLFIGLFIPDHLGWVDAASEMVLLILLFLIGIQLRNSGMTLKQIILNKHGLAIAVVIILSSWIGGLVAAKFLSIPYNHGLAMASGFGWYSLAGILMGDGLGPIYGGASFMNELLRELVAIVVIPLLIRRYPHTAIGYGGATAMDFTLPVIQNSGGVRCIPVAIVSGFLLSLLVPVFILFFLSL, encoded by the coding sequence ATGTACACAGGGATGCTATACATTTTTTTACCACTGATTATTGGGTACCTCATTCCAATAAAACAAAAAAACCATCTTGAGCAGATTAATAGTTTAACTAGCCGACTGGTTTTTATCATTTTAGGTTTAATGGGACTAAGCCTTGCGAGCTTAGATAACTTAACCGAAAACCTCAACCAGATCCTCACTTATACATTAGTTTTCTTTAGCTGTATTACATTGGCCAACTTTGCAACCTTACCCCTGATCGATAAAATCATGCCGATGGATACCGAACAACATCATAAACAACTGCCTATTCTCACAATGGTAATGGAGTCGCTGAAATTGATGTTTGTTGTTATTGGTGGTCTATTTATTGGGCTATTTATTCCAGATCATCTGGGATGGGTTGATGCAGCCAGTGAAATGGTATTATTAATTTTACTTTTTTTAATTGGCATTCAGCTTAGAAATAGCGGTATGACACTAAAACAGATCATCTTAAATAAGCATGGTCTTGCGATCGCAGTGGTGATTATCCTTAGTTCTTGGATTGGTGGTTTAGTTGCTGCAAAATTTTTGTCTATTCCTTATAACCACGGTTTAGCGATGGCTTCAGGCTTTGGCTGGTACTCTTTAGCGGGAATATTAATGGGTGATGGATTGGGCCCCATTTATGGCGGTGCATCATTTATGAATGAACTCTTAAGAGAATTAGTGGCAATTGTGGTCATTCCTTTACTTATTCGCCGCTACCCTCATACCGCTATTGGTTATGGCGGCGCAACAGCAATGGATTTTACTCTTCCTGTTATTCAGAATTCAGGCGGCGTTCGCTGTATTCCTGTTGCAATTGTTAGCGGCTTCTTATTAAGCTTACTTGTTCCTGTTTTTATTCTCTTTTTCTTATCACTCTAA
- a CDS encoding TfoX/Sxy family DNA transformation protein: protein MININKITKERVSRYCHQFGPVQTRTMFGDTGFFIHGAIYFWHHKDRLYLRGGGGLDQLLLEHDCEAFDFKKKSTITRVRYYDISRYFNDTALSCQIRVNSWVLTAIIISRVDKCVEERNEGSRLRDLPNLQLSLERMLIRAKITDCQSFKSLGPLESYLRVKKIYGRGANRELLWKFAGACYNYHWQLLPNEIKAELMIELQQKDKLIKTP, encoded by the coding sequence ATGATTAATATAAATAAGATTACCAAAGAAAGAGTAAGTCGATATTGTCATCAATTTGGTCCAGTTCAGACTCGGACGATGTTTGGTGATACGGGTTTTTTTATTCATGGTGCAATTTATTTTTGGCACCATAAAGACAGGCTCTATTTACGTGGAGGAGGCGGACTTGATCAACTATTGCTTGAACATGATTGTGAAGCTTTTGATTTTAAAAAGAAATCCACAATAACCAGAGTAAGGTATTATGATATTAGTCGTTATTTTAATGATACCGCTCTTAGCTGCCAGATTAGAGTTAACTCTTGGGTATTGACAGCCATTATAATATCTCGAGTTGATAAGTGTGTTGAAGAGCGAAATGAGGGGAGTCGACTTAGAGATTTACCTAATCTACAACTCTCTTTAGAGCGCATGTTGATTCGAGCTAAAATAACAGATTGTCAGAGCTTTAAATCATTAGGGCCTTTAGAGTCTTACCTGAGAGTCAAGAAGATCTATGGAAGAGGTGCAAATAGAGAATTGTTGTGGAAGTTCGCGGGAGCATGTTACAACTATCATTGGCAACTACTACCTAATGAAATCAAGGCTGAGTTAATGATAGAGCTTCAACAGAAAGACAAGTTAATAAAAACTCCATGA
- a CDS encoding response regulator, which produces MNKYLIICIDDEREVLDSVLHDITDLEAHFMLEAAESVAEAREVIIDAQKEGVTLALVLCDHQMPKETGIDFLIELTEKDETKNAQKILLTGQAGLPETITAINNHSIDYFIAKPWNKDELKAVVIEQLTEFVIQHDKNPMTWASTLDTGKILNAISQNRQSLSDY; this is translated from the coding sequence ATGAATAAATATTTAATTATCTGTATCGATGATGAAAGAGAAGTTTTAGACAGTGTATTACATGATATCACCGACCTTGAGGCTCACTTCATGCTCGAAGCTGCAGAGTCTGTTGCTGAGGCAAGAGAGGTTATTATTGATGCTCAAAAAGAAGGGGTGACACTCGCTCTTGTTCTTTGTGATCATCAAATGCCAAAAGAGACCGGTATTGATTTTTTAATTGAACTAACAGAGAAAGATGAAACGAAAAATGCCCAAAAGATCTTATTAACTGGGCAAGCAGGACTACCAGAAACAATTACCGCAATTAATAATCATAGTATCGACTACTTTATCGCTAAGCCTTGGAATAAAGATGAACTAAAAGCCGTTGTCATCGAGCAACTCACCGAGTTTGTTATCCAACATGATAAAAATCCAATGACATGGGCAAGTACGCTTGATACCGGTAAAATTTTGAATGCTATTAGCCAAAATCGTCAAAGCTTATCTGATTATTAA